One window of Bacillus sp. THAF10 genomic DNA carries:
- a CDS encoding spore coat protein, whose protein sequence is MYNCRPNQMAPIVHPTKCCVKNLYSTNEVQHIHPSHTTYVNNQQFQHKHYYPQTESMVDSVSHQHFNCGPGGPGMGAGAPGQVMGASTGPGQVMGAQANAPYGQMPSQVMGAQQGPGMGQMGPMGYGGHCKGYGR, encoded by the coding sequence ATGTACAACTGCAGACCAAATCAAATGGCACCTATCGTCCACCCAACAAAATGTTGTGTAAAAAATCTTTATTCTACTAATGAAGTACAACACATCCATCCATCGCACACAACTTATGTAAACAACCAACAATTCCAACACAAACATTATTACCCACAAACTGAGTCAATGGTTGATTCTGTATCTCACCAACACTTTAACTGCGGACCTGGTGGTCCTGGAATGGGTGCTGGCGCTCCTGGTCAAGTAATGGGCGCATCAACTGGACCTGGTCAAGTGATGGGAGCTCAAGCAAATGCACCTTATGGTCAAATGCCATCTCAAGTAATGGGAGCTCAACAAGGACCAGGAATGGGACAAATGGGACCTATGGGATATGGCGGACATTGCAAAGGTTATGGAAGATAA
- the gpsB gene encoding cell division regulator GpsB: protein MISEKLNLTAKEILEKEFKAGMRGYKAEDVDKFLDVIIKDYETFQHEYDLIVQENARLKRQVEEAGKKPQPTSTNSGSTNFDILRRLSNLEKHVFGNKLYD, encoded by the coding sequence ATGATATCAGAAAAACTTAATTTAACGGCAAAAGAAATTTTAGAAAAAGAATTTAAAGCTGGAATGAGAGGCTACAAAGCAGAAGACGTGGATAAATTTTTGGATGTAATCATTAAGGACTATGAGACATTTCAGCATGAATACGATTTGATTGTTCAAGAAAATGCAAGATTGAAACGACAAGTTGAAGAAGCTGGAAAAAAACCACAACCAACAAGCACAAACAGCGGATCCACCAACTTTGACATCTTAAGAAGGTTATCTAATTTAGAAAAGCACGTTTTTGGAAATAAATTATACGATTGA
- a CDS encoding DUF1273 domain-containing protein — translation MKVLAITGYKAHELQVFKNNDPAVHYIKKAIQKRLESLLEEHAELEWIVISGQQGVELWAAEVVFEMQVEYSHLKLAVLTPYLNQQEKWKDQNKEYYETILSQANYVDSISKKPYESPIQLKMKNQFIVEKSDSILMVYEEESPGSPKYILEAAKHKALQSDYPIFMIDSYELQVIVEELQFDESQDW, via the coding sequence ATGAAAGTATTGGCTATTACAGGTTATAAAGCTCATGAATTACAGGTGTTTAAGAATAATGATCCTGCTGTACACTATATTAAGAAAGCCATTCAAAAACGCTTGGAATCACTTTTAGAAGAACATGCCGAGCTTGAATGGATAGTTATCAGTGGACAACAGGGCGTGGAATTATGGGCAGCAGAAGTAGTCTTTGAAATGCAGGTGGAATATTCACATTTAAAGCTTGCTGTTTTGACTCCTTATTTAAATCAACAAGAAAAATGGAAAGATCAAAATAAAGAGTATTATGAGACAATTTTGTCACAAGCTAATTATGTGGATTCCATTTCAAAAAAACCCTATGAATCGCCCATTCAGTTAAAGATGAAAAATCAATTCATCGTAGAAAAGTCGGACAGTATCCTGATGGTTTATGAGGAAGAAAGTCCGGGTAGTCCAAAATATATACTAGAGGCAGCAAAACATAAAGCTTTACAATCAGACTATCCTATCTTTATGATAGATAGCTATGAGCTGCAAGTTATCGTCGAGGAATTACAGTTTGACGAATCTCAGGATTGGTAA
- a CDS encoding class I SAM-dependent RNA methyltransferase — translation MKQYTLIATAAMGLEALVAKEVRDLGYDCTVDNGKVIFKGDAAAICRTNLWLRTADRIKILVGEFKATTFEELFQQTKAIPWGDYLPENAEFPVVGKSVKSKLFSVPDCQSIVKKAVVEKMKEHYGISSSWLDENGAKFKIEVALLKDVAQITIDASGAGLHKRGYRASQGEAPLKETLAASLVLLTNWNPSKPFVDPFCGSGTIPIEAALIGQNIAPGFNREFVSEGWEWIGQDAWNRARDEVEGLANYDQPLDIAGFDVDHRMIGIAKENAFEAGLGELIQFKQMQVADFTTQKEYGVIVGNPPYGERLGDRPDVEKMYKEMGKAFSDLDTWSIYMLTSHEGFENLYGKKATKKRKLFNGFIKTDLYQYWGKRPPKKG, via the coding sequence ATGAAACAATACACATTGATTGCTACAGCAGCAATGGGACTAGAAGCATTGGTAGCAAAGGAAGTTAGAGATCTAGGTTATGATTGTACCGTCGATAATGGAAAAGTCATTTTTAAAGGAGACGCTGCCGCCATTTGCCGAACTAATTTATGGCTAAGAACCGCAGACAGAATAAAAATATTAGTAGGCGAATTTAAAGCGACAACCTTTGAAGAACTTTTTCAACAAACAAAAGCCATCCCGTGGGGCGATTATCTGCCGGAGAACGCAGAATTTCCTGTTGTGGGAAAGTCTGTTAAATCAAAGCTTTTTAGTGTACCCGATTGCCAATCGATCGTGAAAAAAGCAGTTGTTGAAAAAATGAAAGAACATTACGGAATTTCTTCCTCATGGTTAGATGAAAATGGGGCGAAATTTAAAATTGAAGTTGCTCTTTTAAAAGATGTTGCACAAATTACAATCGATGCCAGTGGAGCAGGCCTGCATAAACGTGGATATCGAGCATCTCAAGGGGAAGCACCACTGAAAGAAACCCTCGCTGCATCTTTGGTGCTGTTAACAAATTGGAATCCAAGCAAACCATTTGTTGACCCTTTTTGCGGATCTGGTACCATTCCGATAGAAGCTGCCCTTATTGGCCAAAATATTGCACCAGGCTTTAATAGAGAATTTGTGTCTGAGGGGTGGGAATGGATAGGCCAAGATGCGTGGAATCGTGCACGGGATGAAGTTGAGGGCCTTGCAAACTATGATCAGCCTTTAGATATTGCAGGCTTTGACGTGGACCACAGAATGATTGGGATAGCCAAAGAAAATGCTTTTGAAGCAGGTCTTGGAGAGCTTATTCAATTTAAACAAATGCAGGTTGCCGATTTTACCACACAAAAAGAATACGGGGTTATTGTAGGTAACCCTCCATATGGAGAACGACTTGGAGATAGACCAGATGTGGAGAAGATGTATAAAGAAATGGGAAAAGCTTTTTCTGATCTGGATACATGGTCTATTTATATGCTCACCTCTCATGAGGGATTTGAAAATTTATATGGTAAAAAAGCCACTAAGAAACGGAAGCTGTTCAATGGCTTCATCAAAACAGATTTATATCAATATTGGGGGAAGAGACCTCCTAAAAAAGGGTAA